The Hydrogenispora ethanolica genome has a segment encoding these proteins:
- a CDS encoding 5-formyltetrahydrofolate cyclo-ligase, translating into MYSKTELRQSLREQLERMTPDQYQLWNSQIEQHFFRLERVCQAQKIMIYYSVRHEVMTIGMIQRLLGLGKTVALPICTPERDLKAGLITSLDQLVPARFGLKEPPPEVPVMPPEALDLVVVPGLAFDRSGNRLGHGAGYYDRFLMRAGSVYRLGLAYAFQVVSELPAEPHDQPLNGILTPDGLVLIDRCDQVY; encoded by the coding sequence GTGTATTCAAAAACGGAGCTCCGCCAATCGCTCCGGGAGCAACTTGAACGGATGACCCCGGACCAGTATCAATTGTGGAATTCCCAGATCGAACAGCACTTTTTTCGATTGGAAAGAGTCTGCCAGGCTCAAAAGATTATGATTTACTATTCGGTCCGCCATGAAGTAATGACCATCGGAATGATTCAGCGGTTGCTGGGACTGGGCAAGACGGTGGCCTTGCCCATTTGTACGCCGGAACGGGATCTCAAAGCCGGCTTGATTACGAGTCTGGATCAATTGGTTCCGGCCCGGTTTGGCTTGAAAGAGCCGCCTCCGGAAGTTCCGGTCATGCCTCCCGAAGCTTTGGATCTAGTGGTAGTTCCCGGCCTGGCCTTTGACCGGTCAGGGAACCGCTTGGGTCATGGCGCTGGGTATTACGACCGCTTTTTAATGCGCGCCGGTTCAGTTTATCGATTGGGATTGGCCTATGCATTTCAAGTTGTTTCGGAACTTCCGGCGGAGCCTCATGATCAGCCGTTGAACGGCATCTTGACTCCAGATGGGCTGGTTTTGATTGACCGCTGCGATCAAGTTTATTGA
- the aspS gene encoding aspartate--tRNA ligase: MVYALRDTACAELSSKDAGKSVVLNGWVSRRRDHGGLIFVDLRDRSGLVQVVFNPDLNPEAFRLAESLRNEYVVSISGKVALRPEGTINSNMATGEVEVLGEKLEILNEAKTPPIYITDNLEVDETVRLKYRYLDLRRSEMQRNIILRHRVTKVVRDYLDSQGFLEIETPILMKSSPEGARDFLVPSRVNPGRFFALPQSPQIFKQLLMVSGFEKYFQIARCFRDEDLRADRQPEFTQIDIEMSFLDQNMVLEMMEEMMAAVFEETLGLELKRPFPRMEYKEAMSRFGSDKPDIRFGLELVEISDLVAGCGFKVFANIVAGGGKVVGINVPGCAGYTRSQLDELSPLAATYGAKGLAYLVLAEDGVKSPIAKFFTETELQQIIDRFGAKTGDLILLVADKPAVAQIAMGQVRLEFGRRLNLIPENTFHFLWVINFPLLEYDEEEQRYVAVHHMFTAPLPEDEAKLESDPGNVRSNSYDLVLNGVELGGGSLRIYQRCLQERMFKAIGMSMDEARDKFGYLMDAFEYGTPPHGGIAFGLDRMVMLMTGSNSIRDVIAFPKTASATCLMTNAPSEVTPRQLKELSIKTTV; this comes from the coding sequence TTGGTTTATGCGTTGCGAGACACTGCTTGCGCCGAATTGAGCAGCAAAGACGCTGGAAAGTCTGTCGTATTGAACGGCTGGGTATCACGCCGCCGCGATCATGGTGGGTTAATCTTCGTCGATCTGCGGGATCGTTCTGGACTGGTACAGGTAGTATTTAATCCCGATTTAAACCCCGAGGCTTTCCGTTTGGCGGAGTCCTTGCGCAACGAATATGTGGTGTCGATCTCTGGTAAAGTGGCGCTTCGCCCGGAAGGAACCATCAACTCGAACATGGCCACCGGCGAGGTCGAAGTGCTCGGCGAAAAGTTGGAGATTCTGAATGAGGCGAAAACCCCGCCAATTTACATAACGGATAACCTTGAAGTTGATGAGACGGTTCGTTTAAAATACCGTTATTTGGATCTCCGCCGTTCCGAGATGCAGCGCAATATCATCTTACGCCACCGGGTTACGAAGGTGGTGCGTGATTACTTGGATTCCCAGGGTTTTTTGGAGATTGAGACTCCGATCCTGATGAAGAGTTCACCCGAGGGCGCGCGCGACTTTTTAGTACCGAGCCGGGTAAATCCGGGCCGGTTTTTCGCTTTGCCCCAATCGCCCCAGATTTTTAAGCAATTGCTCATGGTGAGCGGTTTTGAGAAATATTTCCAAATCGCTCGTTGCTTTCGGGATGAAGACTTACGGGCTGATCGGCAACCGGAGTTTACTCAAATTGACATTGAGATGTCCTTCCTCGATCAAAACATGGTACTCGAAATGATGGAAGAAATGATGGCTGCCGTATTTGAGGAAACCCTGGGGCTTGAGCTAAAGCGTCCGTTTCCCCGGATGGAGTATAAAGAAGCGATGTCCCGTTTCGGTTCGGACAAGCCGGATATTCGGTTCGGCCTGGAACTGGTGGAAATTTCAGATCTGGTCGCCGGCTGCGGATTTAAAGTATTTGCCAATATCGTTGCCGGCGGCGGCAAGGTCGTTGGTATTAATGTCCCCGGTTGTGCCGGATATACCCGTAGCCAACTCGATGAACTTTCGCCCTTGGCTGCTACGTATGGCGCGAAGGGCCTTGCCTATCTTGTGCTCGCCGAAGACGGCGTCAAATCACCGATTGCCAAGTTCTTTACCGAAACCGAACTGCAACAGATTATTGACCGGTTTGGTGCCAAGACCGGCGATCTGATTTTACTCGTTGCCGATAAACCGGCGGTAGCCCAGATCGCTATGGGCCAAGTACGCTTGGAATTTGGCCGGAGACTGAATTTAATCCCTGAGAACACTTTCCACTTCTTATGGGTGATCAACTTCCCGTTGCTTGAGTATGATGAAGAGGAACAACGGTATGTGGCGGTTCATCATATGTTCACTGCTCCGTTACCTGAAGATGAGGCCAAGCTGGAATCCGATCCTGGCAACGTTCGTTCCAACTCCTATGATCTAGTCTTAAACGGCGTTGAATTGGGTGGGGGAAGTCTCCGGATCTATCAGCGCTGTCTGCAAGAGAGGATGTTTAAGGCGATCGGAATGTCTATGGATGAAGCGCGTGATAAATTCGGTTATCTGATGGATGCTTTTGAATATGGCACACCGCCGCATGGCGGCATCGCTTTTGGTCTGGATCGGATGGTGATGCTAATGACCGGGAGCAACTCCATTCGCGACGTAATCGCTTTCCCGAAGACCGCCAGCGCTACCTGTTTGATGACCAATGCACCGTCGGAGGTTACACCGCGCCAGCTAAAGGAACTTTCCATCAAGACAACGGTTTGA
- the hisS gene encoding histidine--tRNA ligase codes for MKVTKVFAPKGTYDLLPDEAAAWRYLEGMVHRIFREYGYGELRTPIFEHTELFQRGIGETTDIVEKEMFTFTDRGERSITLRPEGTASIVRAYLEHNLAAAGGVAKLYYYGPMFRCEAPQAGRFRQFSQFGVEALGSSDPRVDAEVIALAVNIYRRLGISDLEININSIGCPTCRPLYRERLLEHLRPHVAEMCPNCQRRLERNPLRLLDCKNENCKRLTDNIPLITETLCSDCGGHFQQLMQYLDGIGVRYRINPRLVRGFDYYTKTVFEVVAGDLGAQNALCGGGRYDGLIEECGGPPTPGIGFAAGMERLMMVLKSRNLLPQVKEKPQLYLAPLGMEARQALFPIMIQLREAGWIVETDLLGRSLKAQLKSADKLGVPLVGVLGEDELRNGQILIRHMDTSQQELVPITDLVAILKKKFQPSAEFHE; via the coding sequence ATGAAAGTGACAAAAGTTTTTGCACCAAAAGGAACGTATGACCTATTGCCTGATGAGGCGGCCGCTTGGCGTTATCTGGAAGGGATGGTTCACCGAATCTTCCGTGAATACGGTTATGGTGAGCTTCGGACGCCCATCTTTGAGCATACGGAGTTGTTCCAACGGGGCATTGGTGAAACGACCGATATTGTTGAAAAAGAGATGTTTACCTTCACCGACCGGGGAGAGCGCAGCATCACTTTACGTCCCGAAGGTACGGCTTCCATAGTCCGGGCCTATTTGGAACATAATCTGGCCGCAGCCGGCGGTGTCGCCAAACTTTATTACTATGGGCCGATGTTTCGTTGTGAAGCACCACAAGCGGGGCGTTTTAGACAGTTTTCCCAATTTGGAGTGGAAGCCCTTGGTAGCAGCGATCCCAGAGTCGATGCCGAAGTGATTGCGCTGGCGGTTAACATTTATCGTCGCTTGGGAATTTCTGATTTAGAGATTAACATTAATTCGATCGGTTGTCCGACTTGTCGTCCGCTTTATCGGGAAAGGTTGCTGGAGCACTTACGGCCACACGTTGCGGAAATGTGCCCAAACTGTCAGCGGCGTTTGGAACGGAACCCTTTGCGATTGCTCGATTGTAAAAATGAGAATTGTAAACGCTTGACTGATAATATTCCCTTGATTACCGAGACGCTTTGTTCGGATTGCGGCGGCCATTTTCAACAATTGATGCAGTATTTGGACGGTATTGGGGTGCGATATCGGATAAACCCCCGTTTGGTGCGCGGTTTCGATTATTATACGAAAACCGTTTTTGAGGTCGTCGCCGGTGACTTGGGAGCCCAGAATGCCTTATGCGGTGGTGGAAGATATGATGGCTTGATCGAGGAGTGCGGCGGTCCGCCTACGCCAGGTATCGGTTTTGCAGCCGGAATGGAACGATTGATGATGGTGTTAAAATCACGGAATCTCCTGCCGCAAGTTAAGGAGAAGCCGCAACTCTATCTGGCGCCACTGGGGATGGAAGCCAGGCAAGCGCTTTTTCCAATCATGATTCAGCTTCGCGAGGCAGGTTGGATCGTCGAAACCGATCTTCTGGGCCGAAGTCTGAAGGCCCAGTTGAAATCCGCCGATAAGTTGGGCGTGCCTTTGGTCGGCGTTCTGGGCGAAGACGAATTACGCAATGGACAAATTTTAATCCGGCACATGGACACCAGCCAACAGGAGCTTGTTCCCATAACCGATCTGGTTGCGATCTTGAAGAAAAAATTTCAGCCATCCGCCGAATTTCACGAATGA
- a CDS encoding peptidylprolyl isomerase, with product MSMMSIRRICQKVLAPVIIILVIGLTVGMFYIGIPQLSKEPTSYQGKAIKINGKVIGGEEFNNYLMRAAQQASQMQQYGMTYNDAQIRDTALNIALQDTAFNQEISKAKITATETDVDKLIKKYLPTEEELQSFMEKQGYTDKNEFRKAVKNDIVKQKFITLKARQLKIKVPKEQIEGMLEQIQVSHILIGLKSGNTTRTDAEALARANEVYAKATASNADFSQLAKQYSDDPGSKDQGGVIGPMPLEQFKGSMVKEFVDGSLALKAGEVSRPVKTEYGYHIIKLDSKDVPSGKEYKEKYKEAENDLLLQSAPYNQSFQNWLQGVYKKAQANMEVMDPALKAYRFKQEQKWDEAAKAYEKAIKMAYYKNKIDLYIDASDVYLKLKQPKEAIKVLKRVPAQSQDIVDYQIALAKAYNDAGQKNAAKQTLTKFSAAHSTETNIHESLKAAFTEMKMTAEAKKEEQIIATLKQKEEEMLQKYQQNLNQKAANPEASPSAEATQSPAPSDSTAN from the coding sequence ATGAGTATGATGTCAATTCGTCGTATCTGTCAGAAAGTGCTGGCACCGGTGATTATCATACTGGTAATCGGTTTGACTGTGGGAATGTTTTATATTGGAATCCCGCAATTGAGCAAAGAGCCGACGTCTTACCAAGGTAAGGCCATTAAAATTAATGGTAAAGTGATCGGCGGCGAGGAGTTCAATAATTACTTGATGCGCGCAGCACAACAAGCCAGTCAGATGCAACAGTACGGCATGACTTATAATGATGCTCAGATTCGAGATACGGCATTAAATATTGCATTGCAAGATACCGCTTTTAATCAGGAGATTAGTAAGGCGAAGATTACTGCAACCGAAACCGATGTCGATAAGTTAATCAAAAAATATTTACCGACTGAGGAAGAATTACAGTCTTTCATGGAAAAACAGGGTTATACCGATAAGAATGAGTTCCGGAAAGCAGTTAAAAACGATATTGTAAAGCAAAAGTTTATTACGTTGAAAGCTCGCCAGTTAAAAATCAAAGTGCCAAAAGAACAGATCGAAGGCATGTTGGAACAAATCCAAGTCAGCCACATCTTAATCGGACTCAAATCCGGCAATACCACCCGGACGGATGCCGAGGCACTGGCCCGCGCCAATGAGGTTTATGCCAAGGCTACCGCCAGCAACGCTGATTTTTCTCAGCTTGCCAAGCAATATTCGGATGATCCCGGTTCCAAAGATCAAGGTGGTGTAATCGGACCGATGCCGCTGGAACAGTTCAAAGGCAGTATGGTGAAAGAATTCGTTGATGGTTCGTTGGCATTAAAAGCCGGTGAAGTCAGCCGTCCGGTTAAAACCGAATATGGGTATCACATTATTAAATTAGATTCCAAAGATGTGCCAAGTGGTAAGGAATACAAAGAAAAGTATAAAGAAGCGGAGAACGATCTCTTATTGCAATCCGCTCCTTATAACCAATCTTTCCAAAATTGGCTGCAAGGCGTTTACAAGAAGGCTCAAGCTAATATGGAAGTCATGGATCCCGCTTTGAAGGCTTATCGTTTCAAGCAAGAGCAAAAGTGGGATGAAGCAGCCAAAGCTTACGAAAAAGCGATTAAGATGGCTTATTATAAGAACAAAATCGATCTTTATATTGACGCTTCCGATGTCTACCTCAAGTTAAAACAACCGAAAGAAGCGATCAAAGTTCTGAAACGTGTTCCGGCTCAATCTCAAGACATTGTCGATTATCAGATCGCTTTGGCGAAAGCCTATAATGACGCTGGACAGAAAAACGCTGCAAAACAGACTTTAACCAAGTTCAGCGCGGCGCATTCGACTGAAACAAATATTCACGAGAGTTTGAAAGCTGCTTTCACTGAAATGAAGATGACCGCGGAGGCCAAGAAAGAAGAGCAAATTATCGCAACGCTGAAGCAAAAGGAAGAAGAGATGCTGCAGAAGTATCAACAGAATCTGAATCAAAAGGCCGCGAATCCGGAAGCAAGTCCTAGCGCGGAAGCGACCCAAAGCCCGGCTCCGAGCGATTCTACGGCCAACTGA
- the hemZ gene encoding coproporphyrinogen dehydrogenase HemZ, with protein MNYWVNLTDPKQRANILAALRIVDADAELSTVPADWNLTVAWDAEYVVRITLETPGVIETWQSNDPSIHDRRWRGNDLQLRLKELIRLGVIRLMDRFLDKPVPWGILSGVRPTKIFHFLRDRGFSIPEIREQLLGIYGLDPVKTDLVLEVGARQEPFFKPESTVGIYIGIPFCPTRCHYCSFPAVPLSTHGHLVANFLAGLKIEAQAISELCQEMGLQVESVYVGGGTPTSLDEATFSEIIQTIVRNFVDDSIVEFTVEAGRPETLSPIKLQTMLNAGVSRISINPQTMNQSTLDRIGRRHTVADVYNAVASVKTTQLILNMDLIAGLPGESGADFGDSLQKVIDLEPQNITVHTLAPKRAAAWRNDFSALDLLAASELSIALENGRTLLRGNGYVPYYLYRQRHILADQENTGYGTLGTESIYNIQMMEERQTIFGLGAGAVTKWVTGHRVIRHQNPKCPATYYHRIQDELVKKAQQTRLLLG; from the coding sequence ATGAATTATTGGGTAAACTTAACTGATCCCAAGCAACGGGCCAATATTCTAGCAGCTTTGCGAATCGTCGATGCCGACGCCGAACTCAGTACCGTTCCGGCTGATTGGAACCTCACAGTCGCCTGGGATGCGGAATATGTCGTAAGGATAACCTTGGAAACCCCGGGCGTCATTGAAACTTGGCAGTCCAACGATCCCAGCATCCATGATCGGCGTTGGCGCGGCAACGATCTGCAATTACGGTTGAAGGAATTGATTCGTTTGGGAGTCATTCGGTTGATGGACCGATTCCTGGACAAACCGGTGCCGTGGGGGATCTTGAGCGGAGTCCGTCCGACCAAAATTTTTCATTTCTTAAGAGATCGAGGTTTTTCGATCCCGGAGATCCGAGAACAATTGCTGGGAATCTATGGATTGGATCCCGTGAAAACGGATTTGGTTTTAGAAGTTGGTGCCAGACAGGAACCGTTCTTCAAGCCTGAATCCACGGTCGGTATTTATATTGGAATTCCATTTTGTCCGACTCGTTGTCATTATTGTTCTTTCCCGGCCGTTCCGTTATCCACTCATGGTCACTTGGTTGCGAATTTTTTAGCTGGTTTAAAAATTGAAGCGCAAGCCATTTCCGAACTCTGCCAGGAGATGGGTTTGCAGGTCGAATCGGTATATGTGGGCGGAGGTACACCGACCAGTTTAGATGAAGCGACTTTTTCCGAGATTATCCAAACAATCGTTCGGAATTTTGTGGATGATAGTATCGTTGAATTTACCGTGGAGGCAGGGCGACCCGAGACATTGTCTCCAATTAAATTACAAACGATGCTCAATGCCGGTGTCAGCCGGATTAGTATTAACCCGCAGACAATGAACCAATCAACTTTGGACCGGATAGGACGACGCCATACCGTGGCGGATGTATACAATGCCGTCGCAAGCGTCAAAACGACCCAACTGATTTTGAATATGGATTTAATCGCCGGTTTGCCCGGGGAGAGCGGAGCGGATTTCGGGGATTCATTGCAGAAAGTGATTGACTTGGAACCCCAGAATATAACCGTTCATACTCTGGCTCCCAAAAGGGCAGCGGCTTGGCGAAATGATTTCAGCGCATTGGATCTGCTCGCTGCCAGCGAGCTCAGCATCGCGCTTGAGAATGGACGAACCTTATTACGAGGTAACGGATACGTTCCCTATTATTTATACCGGCAACGCCATATACTGGCCGATCAGGAGAATACGGGCTACGGTACACTCGGCACCGAAAGCATTTACAACATCCAAATGATGGAGGAACGCCAGACCATTTTCGGATTAGGTGCCGGAGCGGTCACCAAGTGGGTTACTGGTCATCGGGTAATTCGACATCAAAATCCCAAATGTCCGGCAACCTATTACCATCGGATTCAGGACGAATTAGTTAAAAAAGCCCAGCAAACCCGGTTACTTCTTGGTTGA
- a CDS encoding MBL fold metallo-hydrolase, translated as MEYQRFVLGDLRVNSFLVWSGREAGIIDPGEPAGELLAALEKRDLQLKWIVNTHGHADHIGGNAQLQAATGAPIWIHKEDRPMLTSAEANLSAWLGAPIISPDAAGTLQDGDTLKLGEERLTIIETPGHTPGGISLYFPGLLFSGDALFRESIGRTDFPGGSASKLIQVIKERLFQLPPSTLVWPGHETSTTIEHEIRFNPYFQ; from the coding sequence ATGGAATATCAACGTTTCGTTTTAGGTGACTTAAGGGTCAATTCTTTTCTGGTTTGGTCCGGGCGCGAGGCGGGCATCATCGATCCCGGGGAACCGGCAGGAGAGCTATTGGCGGCATTGGAAAAGCGGGATCTCCAATTAAAATGGATCGTAAACACCCATGGCCACGCCGATCACATTGGCGGCAACGCCCAGCTACAGGCTGCCACAGGTGCGCCCATTTGGATTCATAAGGAAGACCGTCCGATGCTGACTTCAGCCGAAGCCAATCTCTCCGCCTGGCTGGGCGCTCCCATCATAAGTCCCGATGCGGCGGGAACTCTGCAAGATGGGGACACGCTCAAGTTGGGGGAGGAACGACTCACCATTATTGAAACACCCGGCCACACACCGGGGGGAATCTCTTTGTACTTCCCGGGATTACTTTTTTCGGGCGACGCATTGTTTCGGGAGAGTATCGGAAGAACTGATTTTCCCGGCGGCAGTGCGTCAAAATTGATCCAGGTCATCAAAGAGCGCTTATTCCAACTGCCCCCATCCACGCTCGTCTGGCCGGGTCATGAAACGTCAACCACTATCGAGCATGAGATCCGTTTTAATCCTTATTTCCAGTGA
- a CDS encoding L-lactate dehydrogenase produces the protein MVRQKASKVVIIGAGMVGSTYAYSLMINGVVSEIAIIDPNQERLEGEIMDLNHGISFVRPVSVYAGSYQDCSDADLIVICAGANQKPGETRIDLLSRNAAIFRSIIDQIKAVGTDALLLIASNPVDIMTYITCKLSDFPRERVIGSGTVLDSARFRFLISRNCHVDPSNVHAYIIGEHGDTEVPVWSLANIAGLRFGDYCPVCSRPCAKPFSKEEIFNEVKNAAYQIIKGKGATYYAIGLALVEITESILRDEYSVLTVSSLLDGEYGLKDVCLSLPCVVSRAGIEQKIQLELAPEEEAGLKHSAAVLQEIQRQIRFESEVNENE, from the coding sequence ATGGTCCGTCAAAAAGCGAGTAAAGTAGTGATTATCGGTGCAGGAATGGTCGGTTCTACCTATGCCTACAGTTTGATGATTAATGGAGTCGTATCGGAGATTGCCATCATCGATCCCAACCAGGAACGCCTGGAAGGAGAAATTATGGATTTAAATCACGGGATCTCCTTTGTCCGGCCGGTTTCGGTTTATGCCGGCTCCTATCAAGATTGTTCCGACGCCGATTTGATCGTGATTTGCGCGGGAGCCAACCAAAAGCCGGGCGAAACCCGGATCGATCTCTTATCCCGCAATGCCGCCATTTTCCGGAGCATCATCGACCAGATCAAAGCGGTGGGGACCGATGCGTTATTGTTGATCGCTTCCAATCCAGTAGACATCATGACCTACATCACTTGCAAATTAAGCGATTTTCCCCGCGAGCGGGTGATCGGATCCGGTACGGTGCTCGATTCAGCGCGCTTTCGCTTTTTAATCAGCCGAAACTGCCACGTTGACCCTTCAAACGTTCATGCCTACATCATTGGAGAGCATGGGGATACCGAAGTACCGGTCTGGAGTCTCGCGAATATCGCCGGATTGCGATTTGGAGATTACTGCCCGGTATGTAGTCGTCCTTGCGCGAAACCTTTCTCCAAGGAAGAGATATTTAATGAGGTGAAAAACGCCGCTTACCAAATTATCAAAGGAAAAGGCGCTACCTATTACGCCATTGGGCTCGCTCTGGTGGAGATCACCGAGAGTATTCTGCGGGATGAGTACTCGGTGCTTACTGTTTCGAGCCTTTTGGACGGCGAGTACGGTCTCAAGGACGTTTGTTTGAGTCTGCCTTGCGTCGTTAGCCGGGCGGGGATTGAACAGAAGATCCAACTGGAACTCGCCCCCGAGGAAGAAGCCGGTTTGAAGCATTCGGCCGCTGTTCTCCAAGAGATCCAACGGCAGATAAGATTCGAGAGTGAAGTGAATGAAAATGAATAA
- a CDS encoding vitamin B12-dependent ribonucleotide reductase, producing MKLSDNARAVLERRYLKKQEGKVVEEPEDLLRRVAQHVAAVEAEAFHLPEAEVAALAEAYYRVMDEKKFMPNSPTLMNAGRELGQLSACFVLPIEDSMESIFESLKIAALIHKSGGGTGFSFSRIRPQNDQVGSTGGVASGPLSFLKVYNASTEAVKQGGTRRGANMGILRIDHPDILEFIDAKKNRGELTNFNLSVAVTDRFMEALDKDESYFLVNPRSRQPVGKLPAREVFEKIVRSAWENGEPGVVFIDRMNEANPTPNQGAIESTNPCGEQPLLPFESCNLGSLNLSQLVKACDGRFEVDWDELAAVTRLAIRFLDDVIEVNQYPIPQIEQITKGNRKIGLGVMGWADLLFKLRIPYNSEQAIQLAETVMNRIDMESKQASAALAEERGTFPNFTGSVYENKLKLRNATTTTIAPTGTISIICDTSGGIEPLFSLAFVRQIMDNDRLIEVNHAFAEIAKAEGFFSQELLEKLAETGSAADLPEIPEEWRKVFITAHEIDPEWHIRMQAAFQKYTDNAVSKTINFAHDATPEQVAEAYRLAYKLGCKGLTVYRDGSIDNQPMQKGLETKTVTDSASNPETRLTYGEWGQIQPIKRPKRLNGITDARQTPEGNLYLTLNFHERQPFELFAQIGKAGSDLSAFTEAIARLISLAFRCGIDPQAVAEELLGIGGSRFVGFGPNRVRSVPDAIGQFLSEYLAKMNETAETAAVQPQLDLGLIESAPTVSEGIKPPRPSHGKMGFNLCPVCGMYTFGYFEGCAKCISCGHSEC from the coding sequence ATGAAATTATCGGATAACGCCAGGGCGGTATTGGAACGACGGTATTTAAAGAAACAAGAGGGGAAGGTCGTGGAAGAACCCGAGGATCTACTGCGGCGAGTGGCTCAGCACGTCGCGGCGGTTGAGGCTGAAGCGTTTCACCTTCCCGAGGCCGAAGTCGCGGCATTAGCGGAGGCGTACTACCGGGTAATGGATGAGAAGAAATTCATGCCCAATTCGCCGACTTTGATGAATGCCGGCCGGGAACTGGGCCAACTTTCGGCATGTTTTGTCCTGCCGATCGAAGATTCAATGGAAAGCATCTTCGAATCGCTCAAGATTGCGGCCCTCATTCATAAAAGCGGCGGCGGCACCGGGTTCAGTTTTTCGCGCATCCGCCCCCAAAACGATCAAGTGGGGAGTACCGGCGGAGTCGCCAGCGGACCCTTGTCATTCCTCAAGGTCTATAACGCCAGCACCGAAGCTGTGAAACAGGGCGGAACCCGGCGTGGAGCCAATATGGGAATTCTCCGGATCGATCACCCGGATATCCTGGAATTTATCGACGCCAAAAAAAACCGGGGCGAACTCACTAACTTCAACCTGTCGGTTGCCGTTACGGATCGATTTATGGAGGCCCTGGACAAGGACGAGTCATATTTCTTGGTAAACCCCCGTTCACGCCAGCCGGTGGGTAAATTGCCGGCGCGGGAGGTCTTTGAGAAGATTGTCAGGTCCGCTTGGGAAAACGGCGAACCGGGAGTCGTCTTTATCGACCGGATGAACGAGGCGAACCCGACTCCGAATCAAGGCGCCATTGAGAGCACCAATCCCTGCGGCGAACAACCCTTATTGCCCTTTGAATCCTGTAATCTCGGCTCATTGAACCTCTCGCAGCTGGTCAAAGCGTGTGATGGACGGTTCGAAGTAGACTGGGATGAATTGGCCGCAGTCACGCGATTGGCGATTCGCTTTCTGGACGATGTCATTGAGGTCAACCAGTATCCCATTCCCCAGATCGAGCAGATCACCAAAGGCAACCGGAAAATCGGCCTGGGTGTGATGGGCTGGGCGGATCTCTTGTTCAAACTGAGGATTCCCTACAATTCCGAGCAAGCGATACAGCTCGCCGAGACGGTGATGAACCGGATCGATATGGAATCCAAACAAGCCTCGGCAGCGCTGGCCGAGGAGCGCGGCACCTTCCCCAATTTTACCGGCAGCGTTTATGAGAATAAACTGAAGCTTCGCAACGCCACGACCACTACCATTGCGCCCACCGGGACCATCAGCATCATCTGCGACACCAGCGGGGGTATCGAACCTTTATTCAGCCTGGCTTTTGTGCGCCAGATCATGGATAATGACCGCTTAATCGAGGTCAATCACGCTTTTGCCGAGATTGCGAAGGCGGAAGGCTTTTTCAGCCAGGAATTATTGGAGAAGCTCGCCGAAACCGGCAGCGCCGCAGATCTCCCGGAAATTCCGGAGGAATGGCGCAAGGTCTTCATCACCGCCCATGAGATCGACCCGGAATGGCATATCCGCATGCAAGCCGCGTTCCAGAAATACACCGATAACGCGGTCTCCAAGACAATTAATTTTGCGCATGATGCAACTCCCGAACAGGTGGCCGAGGCCTATCGCCTCGCCTATAAGCTGGGCTGCAAGGGACTGACGGTTTACCGGGACGGCAGCATCGATAATCAGCCGATGCAAAAAGGCCTGGAGACGAAAACCGTAACGGATAGCGCTTCCAACCCGGAGACCCGCTTAACCTACGGCGAATGGGGTCAGATCCAACCGATAAAGCGGCCCAAGCGACTGAACGGAATCACCGACGCCCGGCAAACGCCGGAAGGAAATCTCTATCTGACGCTGAATTTTCACGAAAGACAACCGTTCGAATTATTCGCCCAAATCGGAAAGGCCGGGAGTGATCTCTCCGCTTTCACGGAGGCGATTGCCCGCCTGATTTCGCTGGCCTTCCGCTGCGGGATCGACCCGCAAGCCGTTGCCGAGGAATTGCTGGGGATCGGCGGCAGCCGGTTCGTTGGTTTTGGCCCCAACCGGGTCCGTTCGGTCCCGGATGCCATCGGACAATTCTTAAGCGAGTACCTGGCCAAAATGAACGAAACCGCGGAAACAGCCGCGGTCCAACCCCAATTGGATTTGGGGTTGATCGAATCCGCTCCAACCGTCAGTGAGGGTATCAAACCGCCACGGCCGTCCCATGGGAAAATGGGCTTTAATCTCTGCCCGGTTTGCGGCATGTATACCTTCGGCTATTTCGAAGGTTGCGCCAAGTGTATTTCCTGCGGCCATTCGGAATGTTAA